A window of Diospyros lotus cultivar Yz01 chromosome 14, ASM1463336v1, whole genome shotgun sequence contains these coding sequences:
- the LOC127790141 gene encoding uncharacterized protein LOC127790141 produces MASSFRQWESDPLFSAAEVVQDAADRMESLFRLLSHEQSLGQEIHIDVKLLKSIEYHRRDLATTLETAKWQLEDFEREVNLLATLDRSHSRENTISRYRQFIEAITEQILNVEKNLGSTSVGDLRKSIKSVNFDEQDRHGLELFLSGESPSEHVARHDLEDSNIMKKFLDPTMTSSLNDEIIEKNRGDNLNINGHVHLNHNFDLMENKLQKVDSHYSTQMNFEAPPSLQEIAPNRFVEDGGWDLEANGATSKDSFCKDRLRWYNGQRNILGH; encoded by the exons ATGGCGTCGAGCTTCCGACAATGGGAGTCGGATCCGCTGTTTTCCGCGGCTGAAGTCGTTCAAGACGCCGCTGATAG gaTGGAATCACTTTTTCGTCTGTTATCGCATGAGCAAAGTCTTGGTCAAGAAATCCATATAGATGTCAAGTTACTTAAGTCAATAGAGTATCATAGACGTGATCTTGCAACTACACTGGAAACAGCAAAATGGCAG TTGGAAGATTTTGAAAGAGAGGTAAATCTATTGGCAACACTGGACAGGTCCCATTCAAGGGAAAACACTATTTCCAGATACAGGCAATTTATAGAAGCCATTACGGAACAAATACTTAATGTGGAGAAAAACTTGGGGAGCACATCAGTGGGAGATTTAAGGAAAAGCATAAAGTCGGTAAATTTTGATGAACAAGACAGGCATGGGCTGGAATTGTTTCTTTCAGGTGAAAGTCCAAGTGAACACGTTGCACGCCATGACTTGGAAGATAGTAATATCATGAAAAAGTTTCTTGATCCAACAATGACATCCAGTTTAAATGATGAGATTATTGAGAAAAACAGGGGtgataacttaaatattaatgGCCATGTGCATTTAAACCACAATTTTGATTTAATGGAGAATAAATTACAGAAGGTGGACTCCCATTATTCCACAcaaatgaattttgaagcacCACCTTCTCTTCAAGAGATCGCTCCTAATAGATTTGTTGAAGATGGGGGTTGGGATCTGGAGGCAAATGGGGCCACTAGTAAAGACTCCTTCTGCAAAGACAGGTTGAGATGGTACAACGGCCAAAGGAACATTTTGGGTCATTGA
- the LOC127790143 gene encoding LOW QUALITY PROTEIN: protein FATTY ACID EXPORT 2, chloroplastic-like (The sequence of the model RefSeq protein was modified relative to this genomic sequence to represent the inferred CDS: deleted 2 bases in 1 codon), whose protein sequence is MGELLPLSHCLTPHRQLRFHDPTDRTGSCSALRSRISRRTGTVRVVSDSKPPTLIFESAGGKEIDIEPDSSGNDGGLGGGRGGEGGGGGGGGGGGDDSNIDGPEGGSSEGHSGKQKMSMSLSQKLTLGYAALVGVGGAMGYLKSGSRKSLMSGGLSALLLYYVYTELPARPTFASSIGFGLSAALLGVMGSRFKKSGKIFPAGVVSIVSLVMSGGYLHGILRGMH, encoded by the exons ATGGGAGAGCTATTGCCGCTGTCGCACTGTTTAACTCCGCATCGCCAGCTCCGGTTTCACGATCCCACCGATCGG ACCGGTTCGTGCTCAGCGCTGCGGAGCCGGATTTCCAGGCGGACGGGGACGGTTAGGGTTGTTTCCGACTCCAAACCCCCCACCCTCATTTTCGAATCCGCCGGCGGTAAGGAGATCGATATCGAGCCGGATTCTAGCGGCAACGACGGTGGATTAGGCGGTGGGAGAGGAGGAGAaggcggcggcggaggaggaggaggcggcggcggcgacgaTAGTAATATTGACGGGCCTGAAGGAGGATCGAGCGAAGGCCACAGCGGCAAGCAGAAGATGTCTATGTCCTTGTCTCAGAAATTGACGCTGGGCTACGCTGCCCTCGTTGGAG TGGGTGGAGCTATGGGCTACTTGAAGAGTGGCAGCAGAAAGTCACTGATGTCTGGTGGACTGTCTGCATTACTTCTGTATTATGTTTATACCGAGCTTCCCGCAAGGCCAACTTTTGCATCTTCCATTGGATTTG GCCTTTCTGCTGCTCTT CTGGGAGTAATGGGTTCCCGATTTAAGAAGTCAGGGAAGATATTTCCGGCTGGTGTCGTATCCATTGTGTCCCTTGTTATGAGCGGTGGATACCTCCATGGAATTTTGCGCGGCATGCACTGA